One region of Thermocrinis sp. genomic DNA includes:
- the argH gene encoding argininosuccinate lyase has translation MQKPWEGRFKEKTEKLVEKFTQSVSFDKRLALQDIRQSIAHVKALSQAGVITKEEEELLVSGLLKLKEDVESGKMEFLEELEDVHMNIERALTEKVGEVGGKVHTARSRNDQVATDERLFLKEEIEKLQKELKKLRIALVELAEKTVDVLIPSYTHLQRAQPIRLAHYFLAHREALLTDSIRFANAYRLLDSLPLGSGASAGVDFPIDRFYIAKELGFRSVIRNSLYATAERDFILDVLYACAVCGMHLSRLSEDLIIWSSEEFGFVSLPDRFCTGSSIMPQKKNPDVLELIRGKTGRLYGNLISLLTTLKGLPYAYNRDLQEDKEPLFDSIDTLKSSLEVMALLLKGLQINEERTFSCAGSFTLATDLANYLVLKGLPFRQAHKVVGSLVGYLLEKGKRLEEVSLEELKEFSELFDESALKLLDPRVCADRRKTYGGTSKEQVFVQIENAKREEGLL, from the coding sequence ATGCAAAAACCTTGGGAAGGAAGGTTTAAAGAGAAAACAGAAAAGCTTGTAGAGAAATTTACTCAATCGGTTAGCTTTGACAAAAGGCTTGCCCTTCAGGACATAAGGCAAAGCATTGCCCACGTAAAGGCACTGAGCCAAGCTGGAGTAATCACAAAGGAAGAAGAAGAGCTATTAGTATCTGGATTGCTAAAACTAAAGGAGGATGTGGAAAGTGGAAAGATGGAGTTTTTGGAAGAGTTAGAGGATGTGCATATGAACATAGAGAGGGCTTTAACGGAAAAGGTAGGAGAGGTGGGTGGGAAGGTGCATACTGCCAGGTCTCGCAACGATCAGGTGGCAACAGACGAAAGGCTCTTTCTAAAAGAGGAGATAGAAAAATTACAAAAAGAGTTAAAGAAGCTAAGAATAGCTTTGGTAGAGCTTGCTGAAAAAACGGTGGATGTTTTAATCCCTTCTTATACACACCTTCAGAGGGCTCAGCCTATAAGGCTTGCCCACTACTTCCTTGCCCACAGGGAGGCCCTTTTGACTGACAGCATTAGGTTTGCAAATGCCTACAGACTTTTGGATAGCCTCCCCCTTGGCAGTGGTGCATCCGCTGGTGTGGATTTCCCCATAGATAGGTTTTACATCGCAAAGGAGCTTGGCTTTAGGTCTGTTATCAGAAACTCTCTTTATGCCACCGCAGAAAGGGATTTTATCCTTGATGTGCTTTACGCTTGTGCGGTTTGCGGTATGCATCTTTCAAGGCTTTCAGAGGATCTGATAATCTGGTCATCGGAAGAATTTGGCTTTGTGTCTTTGCCGGACAGGTTTTGCACGGGCAGTTCCATAATGCCCCAAAAGAAAAACCCCGATGTGTTGGAGCTAATAAGAGGAAAGACAGGAAGGCTCTATGGGAATTTAATAAGTCTTTTAACTACCCTAAAGGGACTTCCATACGCATACAACAGGGACCTACAGGAGGACAAAGAACCCCTTTTTGATAGCATAGATACTCTAAAAAGCTCTTTGGAGGTTATGGCTCTTTTGCTAAAAGGTTTGCAGATAAACGAAGAAAGAACGTTTTCCTGTGCTGGTAGTTTTACCTTAGCCACAGATTTGGCAAACTACCTTGTGCTAAAGGGATTACCTTTCAGACAGGCGCATAAAGTAGTGGGTTCTTTGGTAGGCTACCTTTTGGAAAAAGGCAAAAGGCTTGAGGAAGTTAGCTTGGAAGAGCTAAAGGAGTTTTCTGAGCTCTTTGATGAAAGCGCTTTGAAACTTTTGGATCCAAGAGTTTGCGCAGACAGGAGAAAAACCTACGGAGGCACTTCCAAAGAACAGGTGTTTGTTCAGATAGAAAATGCAAAAAGAGAGGAGGGTCTGCTATGA
- a CDS encoding 6-carboxyhexanoate--CoA ligase: MISVRMRAELKGLHISGAERLIDEESLNKVVQELLKRPKVYDRLVITVEKVEKVYLIPKALTIYSHDFKSVEEARAFALKKLEELGIKRELGQKALELLDKGPNPRGGNMRGAALMDVQTGERLEPDKERGIRTVRVDWKDRKVIKQALLKRGIKRKYLNRLMDALALATKNIHCGVLAELCWSDDEDYTTGYVASSLGYIRINPLKELGKPIGGRVYFVKREDLESLIECLESKAVLIEAL, translated from the coding sequence ATGATCAGCGTGCGTATGAGAGCTGAGCTAAAAGGTCTGCACATCTCGGGAGCGGAGAGGTTGATAGATGAGGAATCTTTAAATAAGGTGGTCCAAGAGCTTCTCAAAAGGCCAAAGGTTTACGACAGGTTGGTAATTACTGTGGAAAAAGTGGAAAAGGTGTATTTGATCCCAAAGGCTTTAACCATATACAGCCATGACTTTAAATCTGTTGAGGAAGCAAGAGCCTTTGCGTTGAAAAAATTGGAAGAGTTAGGTATAAAGCGGGAGCTTGGACAGAAGGCTTTAGAGCTTTTGGACAAGGGACCAAATCCAAGGGGCGGTAACATGAGGGGCGCAGCGCTTATGGACGTGCAAACAGGGGAAAGATTGGAACCAGACAAGGAAAGGGGCATAAGAACAGTAAGGGTTGATTGGAAGGACAGAAAAGTTATAAAGCAAGCCCTTTTAAAGAGGGGGATAAAAAGAAAGTATTTAAACAGGCTTATGGATGCTTTGGCATTGGCTACAAAGAACATTCACTGTGGTGTTTTGGCAGAGCTTTGCTGGAGCGACGACGAAGACTACACTACAGGCTATGTGGCAAGCAGTTTAGGCTACATCAGAATAAATCCACTTAAAGAATTGGGAAAACCAATAGGTGGGAGAGTTTATTTTGTGAAAAGGGAAGACTTGGAAAGTCTGATAGAGTGCTTAGAAAGTAAAGCTGTGCTTATAGAGGCTTTATGA
- a CDS encoding metal ABC transporter permease, with product MIDILLNALLLSFILLGIHAYFGLEIVRRGIIFTDIAIAQFSAVGLALSLFFFDRPSYFLSLSFALLSSILIALSQRFKEYSEAFIGLMYALGFSLVVLLLSKSPHGIEELLKLTARDILFVLREEIVKTSFLYAFIGFLLYIREKFLKGSLKDFAFFALFALTVTSSVNLVGVFVVFSILVAPALTAKLLGKGLAFAWIYGSAVNTLAIVLSFLFDLPTGFSVVFFNSFLSVLVFLVRLLSRKTS from the coding sequence ATGATAGACATACTCTTAAACGCCCTATTGCTTTCCTTCATACTTTTGGGTATTCACGCCTACTTTGGGCTTGAGATAGTAAGAAGGGGGATAATATTCACAGACATTGCCATAGCCCAATTTTCTGCGGTGGGGCTTGCCCTCTCCCTTTTTTTCTTTGACAGACCCTCCTACTTTCTTTCTTTATCCTTTGCACTGCTGTCAAGTATTCTTATCGCTTTGTCCCAAAGGTTTAAAGAGTATTCAGAAGCTTTTATAGGCTTGATGTATGCTTTGGGCTTTTCTTTGGTGGTGCTTTTGCTTTCCAAATCCCCCCACGGTATAGAAGAGCTACTAAAGCTTACCGCAAGAGACATTCTTTTTGTCCTTAGAGAAGAGATAGTAAAAACAAGCTTTTTGTATGCGTTCATCGGGTTTTTGCTCTACATAAGGGAAAAGTTTTTAAAAGGGTCTTTAAAGGATTTTGCTTTTTTTGCCCTGTTTGCTTTAACCGTAACAAGCTCGGTAAATTTGGTGGGAGTGTTTGTAGTCTTTTCTATACTGGTTGCTCCTGCTCTAACTGCCAAACTCTTAGGAAAGGGTCTTGCGTTTGCTTGGATATACGGCTCTGCGGTTAATACCTTAGCTATAGTTCTGTCTTTTCTTTTTGACCTTCCCACTGGCTTTAGCGTGGTGTTCTTTAACTCTTTCTTGAGTGTGCTGGTTTTCTTAGTTCGTTTGTTAAGTCGGAAAACTTCATAA
- a CDS encoding zinc ABC transporter substrate-binding protein produces MFILLIISFSFAQLKVVATYPWIGELVKEIGKDKVKIHVIAKGTDDPHFVVPKPSHIAKMRDANLLIIQGASIEIGFLPPLLQQSNNPRIQPGREGFLDLSQFVELIEKPQRVSREMGDVHPEGNPHYNLDPHNIPILARVVAERMCQLDSPNCSYYKANLEDFVGRWNAKLKEWDREFSKLRGTKVISYHKLYDYFLNRYRIVLVGTLEPLPGIPSTAKHIEDLTAQAQGVKFILQDVYHEKRTAEYVAKRLNAKVLILPHDVGAVPEAKDLFSLFDEILKRFNQ; encoded by the coding sequence ATGTTTATACTACTCATCATTAGCTTTAGCTTTGCCCAGCTGAAGGTGGTAGCCACTTACCCTTGGATAGGAGAGCTGGTAAAGGAGATAGGAAAAGATAAGGTAAAGATTCACGTTATCGCAAAAGGCACCGATGACCCTCACTTTGTTGTTCCAAAGCCTTCCCACATTGCTAAAATGAGAGATGCAAACCTTTTGATCATCCAAGGTGCAAGCATAGAAATAGGCTTTCTTCCTCCTCTTCTTCAGCAATCCAACAATCCCAGAATTCAACCTGGTAGAGAGGGCTTTTTGGACCTTTCCCAGTTTGTGGAACTTATAGAGAAACCTCAGAGGGTTTCCAGGGAGATGGGAGACGTGCATCCAGAAGGAAATCCTCATTACAATTTGGACCCACACAACATACCCATTCTGGCAAGAGTTGTCGCAGAAAGAATGTGTCAGCTGGATAGCCCAAACTGCTCTTACTACAAAGCTAACCTTGAGGACTTTGTGGGAAGATGGAACGCAAAGTTAAAGGAGTGGGACAGAGAATTCTCAAAGCTAAGGGGAACTAAAGTTATAAGCTATCACAAGCTGTATGACTATTTCTTAAACAGATACAGGATAGTTTTGGTGGGAACTTTGGAACCGCTTCCGGGCATTCCTTCAACTGCCAAGCACATAGAAGACCTTACCGCCCAAGCCCAAGGAGTAAAGTTTATCCTTCAGGATGTCTATCACGAAAAAAGGACTGCAGAATACGTGGCAAAAAGGCTAAATGCCAAAGTACTAATTTTACCCCACGACGTGGGTGCGGTGCCAGAAGCTAAGGACTTATTTTCCTTGTTTGATGAGATCCTCAAAAGGTTCAACCAATGA
- the ffh gene encoding signal recognition particle protein translates to MLELLTEKFSKALSKLEKNKKLSEKQINDFLREIRTALLEGDADYEVVKAFLKRVREEALKEDLSKKLSPYEHLLMTVYEELVKILGGSKADLKKGVVLFVGLQGTGKTTTIGKLAKYLKEQGNKVAVSSTDVRRPAAMLQLQRLAEKIDVPYYKFEEGLSAIEIAKLASSKAKSERVDYLLLDTAGRLHIDDELMEELKSIKEVISPSEVLYVADAMQGQEALRVAKVFHEKVGLTGAILTKMDGDARGGVAFSIREALGISIKFVGTGEKLEDIEPFYPDRVAQRILGLGDVQSLLEKAQKAIPEDEAQVMATKVLTGEFDLEDMLKQFEFIEKMGPIDKLLSMVPGLSAYVKYIKIDEKLIKKKKAIIQSMTKEERRNPKIINMSRKIRIAKGSGTSISDVNKLLKEYEQMKKFIRSMKNAKGPLGIPRPPFRF, encoded by the coding sequence ATGTTGGAGTTGTTAACTGAAAAGTTTAGTAAAGCTCTTTCAAAACTAGAAAAAAACAAAAAATTAAGCGAAAAACAGATAAATGACTTTTTGAGGGAAATAAGGACGGCGCTTTTGGAAGGCGATGCAGATTATGAAGTGGTAAAAGCTTTTTTGAAAAGGGTCAGGGAAGAGGCTCTGAAAGAGGATTTAAGCAAAAAACTCTCACCTTATGAACATTTGCTGATGACGGTTTACGAGGAGTTAGTAAAAATATTGGGTGGGAGTAAAGCAGACCTAAAAAAGGGAGTAGTTTTGTTTGTTGGACTTCAGGGTACGGGCAAAACTACCACCATAGGAAAGTTAGCCAAGTATTTAAAGGAACAAGGAAACAAAGTGGCGGTGTCTTCTACGGACGTGAGAAGACCAGCGGCTATGCTACAGCTTCAAAGATTAGCAGAGAAAATAGATGTCCCATACTATAAATTTGAAGAAGGATTGAGCGCCATTGAGATAGCTAAGCTTGCTTCCTCTAAAGCAAAATCTGAAAGAGTGGATTACTTACTCTTGGATACCGCTGGAAGATTACATATAGACGACGAGCTTATGGAAGAGCTGAAATCCATAAAGGAAGTTATCTCTCCTTCCGAGGTTCTTTATGTGGCAGATGCAATGCAAGGGCAAGAAGCTTTGAGGGTAGCAAAGGTATTTCACGAAAAAGTGGGGCTCACCGGGGCAATCCTTACAAAGATGGACGGAGATGCCCGTGGCGGTGTAGCCTTTTCTATAAGGGAAGCTTTGGGCATTTCCATAAAGTTTGTAGGAACAGGAGAAAAGCTTGAGGACATAGAACCTTTCTATCCAGATAGAGTTGCTCAGAGAATATTGGGCCTTGGAGATGTGCAAAGTCTTTTGGAAAAAGCTCAAAAAGCCATACCAGAAGACGAAGCACAAGTTATGGCTACAAAGGTTTTAACCGGAGAGTTTGATTTGGAAGACATGCTAAAGCAATTTGAGTTTATAGAAAAGATGGGACCCATAGACAAGTTGCTAAGCATGGTGCCCGGATTGTCTGCTTATGTAAAGTATATTAAAATAGACGAAAAGTTAATAAAGAAAAAGAAGGCAATTATCCAGTCTATGACTAAAGAAGAAAGAAGAAATCCCAAGATAATAAACATGAGCAGAAAAATCAGAATAGCAAAGGGGAGCGGCACGTCAATATCTGATGTGAATAAACTACTTAAAGAGTATGAACAAATGAAAAAATTTATAAGAAGTATGAAAAATGCTAAAGGTCCTCTTGGTATTCCAAGACCACCTTTTAGGTTTTAA
- a CDS encoding low molecular weight phosphatase family protein gives MKVCFVSTRGKVRAAMAKSIFTKLAKMLLLNVEVYSAGIEPEKNLPENVIKVLTEKGYPVEGIHPVGCESLPYDRIDILITLSPEARDRCPYYINHKRREHWVLEEVKDQSDLAKLRSIRDNIERLVKEFLKISHT, from the coding sequence ATGAAGGTATGCTTTGTATCTACAAGAGGAAAAGTAAGGGCTGCGATGGCAAAATCCATATTTACAAAATTAGCCAAGATGCTACTGTTGAACGTAGAAGTTTACTCTGCAGGAATTGAACCAGAAAAAAACTTACCAGAAAATGTAATAAAGGTACTGACCGAGAAGGGCTATCCTGTAGAGGGTATCCACCCAGTCGGATGTGAATCTCTACCATACGATAGGATAGACATACTTATAACTTTGTCTCCAGAAGCACGGGATAGATGCCCCTATTACATAAACCACAAAAGAAGGGAACACTGGGTCTTAGAAGAGGTGAAGGATCAATCAGATTTAGCTAAATTGAGAAGCATTAGAGATAACATAGAAAGATTGGTCAAAGAGTTTCTTAAAATAAGTCATACTTAA
- a CDS encoding LysR family transcriptional regulator, giving the protein MIDITKLKTFVAVADLGSFSKASEILYITQPAVTQQIKALEKMVGAKLFQRQSGRIVLTEEGKRIYALAKSLLKDYESLMEEMAKIKKDFKDTLFVGISTTLSEYKVPELLVEFHSQMPGISIKAFVENSQQIEEGLSSGVLNIGLIEREPSEKFRAVRWFYDEIVFFTHPSHPFAELGEINPEDLYSAELIFREVSSGTRRVVKEELERLGVIFERLKIKIEINCGRSILSMVKNGHGCSFLSRGILEKDLQEGNIVEVKIRGFNARRWYYIVFPEDSKTTFLANKFAKFLLSKALPSNTMAS; this is encoded by the coding sequence ATGATTGACATCACAAAGTTAAAGACCTTTGTGGCAGTTGCCGATTTAGGTAGTTTTTCAAAAGCCTCTGAAATTTTGTACATTACACAGCCTGCCGTTACACAGCAAATAAAGGCTTTGGAAAAAATGGTTGGTGCCAAACTATTTCAGAGACAGAGTGGACGAATAGTTTTAACAGAGGAAGGAAAGCGTATTTACGCTTTGGCAAAGTCCCTTTTAAAAGATTATGAAAGCCTTATGGAGGAAATGGCAAAGATAAAGAAGGATTTTAAGGACACCCTGTTTGTTGGGATAAGCACCACGCTGAGTGAATACAAGGTCCCAGAGCTGTTGGTTGAGTTCCACTCTCAGATGCCAGGTATATCCATAAAGGCTTTTGTGGAAAATTCTCAACAGATAGAGGAAGGGCTTTCTTCTGGTGTTTTAAACATTGGACTGATTGAGAGAGAACCATCTGAAAAATTTAGAGCCGTTCGTTGGTTCTACGATGAGATTGTATTCTTTACCCATCCTTCGCATCCATTCGCTGAGTTAGGAGAAATAAACCCAGAAGATTTATACTCAGCTGAATTGATATTTAGAGAAGTCAGTTCGGGTACCAGAAGGGTGGTAAAGGAGGAGTTGGAAAGATTGGGAGTAATTTTTGAAAGATTGAAAATAAAGATTGAGATAAACTGCGGAAGGTCTATTCTCAGTATGGTCAAGAATGGTCACGGATGTAGTTTTCTTTCAAGGGGGATATTAGAGAAAGATTTACAGGAAGGCAACATAGTTGAGGTAAAAATAAGAGGATTTAATGCAAGGAGATGGTATTACATAGTTTTCCCGGAGGACAGTAAAACAACCTTTTTAGCAAATAAGTTCGCAAAGTTTTTACTTTCCAAAGCTTTGCCCAGTAATACTATGGCATCTTAA
- a CDS encoding HAD-IA family hydrolase, with product MRKGLIFDVDGVIIDVSLSYHYAIKNTAEKFIGISLDIEKVREIKFKNGINNDYLATLEVIKTFNKYASLEEIIKEFNKEYEKLKNLERLILSREFFRKLKQYNIPLGILTGRPKEDLKSAFDRFGLWEFFDFVVDDDTIEDPNLRKPNPYALHFCIEGMRLDSAIYIGDSLADYQMVENYKKIYKKPVDYIHFGERVKPSGVKVVLSEDELFQALKEVLQSRELV from the coding sequence ATGAGGAAAGGGTTAATCTTTGACGTGGATGGTGTGATAATAGATGTGAGTCTTTCTTACCATTACGCTATAAAAAATACTGCAGAAAAATTCATAGGGATTAGCTTAGACATAGAAAAGGTTAGAGAAATAAAATTCAAAAATGGTATAAACAACGACTATTTGGCTACTTTGGAAGTCATAAAAACCTTCAATAAATACGCTTCCTTAGAAGAAATCATAAAAGAATTTAACAAGGAATACGAAAAACTTAAAAACTTGGAAAGACTAATCTTGAGCAGAGAGTTTTTTAGAAAATTAAAACAATATAACATCCCTCTTGGCATACTTACGGGAAGACCAAAGGAGGACTTAAAAAGTGCCTTTGACAGGTTTGGGCTTTGGGAATTTTTTGACTTTGTAGTGGATGATGATACTATAGAAGATCCCAATCTGAGAAAGCCAAATCCCTATGCTCTTCATTTTTGTATTGAGGGTATGCGATTGGACAGCGCGATCTATATCGGAGATAGCCTTGCAGACTATCAGATGGTAGAAAACTACAAGAAGATATATAAAAAACCTGTTGATTATATACACTTCGGTGAAAGGGTGAAGCCCAGCGGGGTTAAGGTTGTGCTTTCTGAGGATGAACTTTTTCAAGCTCTGAAAGAGGTTTTGCAGAGTCGGGAGTTAGTATAG
- a CDS encoding Trm112 family protein, with the protein MSLNRELLDILACPRCKGDLKYDEKLEVLICQACGLFYEIIEGIPILTPDSAKPLSELEKVHPQKAQP; encoded by the coding sequence ATGAGTCTAAACAGGGAGCTTTTGGATATACTCGCCTGTCCAAGGTGTAAGGGTGATCTCAAATACGATGAAAAGTTGGAAGTTTTGATTTGTCAAGCCTGCGGTCTATTTTACGAAATAATTGAAGGCATACCTATACTAACTCCCGACTCTGCAAAACCTCTTTCAGAGCTTGAAAAAGTTCATCCTCAGAAAGCACAACCTTAA
- a CDS encoding OmpH family outer membrane protein, translating into MKKLILVSVLLSSLSFAQQKFACIDPNRILQESQTAKKAQEGLRNKFQFYQNQLDEMGKKLEELKKQIESKAISQKMREEKIKEYQKLEAEAIELQQKAQKELNELRIKTEDELTKKIKEISEDISKKANFTGVLDCSVFVYRSAEIDITDEVIKRLDAK; encoded by the coding sequence ATGAAAAAGTTGATACTTGTGTCCGTGCTTTTAAGCAGCTTGTCCTTTGCCCAGCAGAAATTCGCATGCATAGACCCTAATAGGATACTTCAAGAATCCCAGACTGCTAAAAAAGCGCAAGAAGGACTAAGGAATAAATTTCAATTCTATCAAAATCAGTTAGATGAGATGGGGAAAAAATTAGAGGAGCTGAAAAAACAGATAGAAAGTAAAGCCATAAGTCAGAAGATGAGGGAAGAAAAAATAAAAGAATATCAGAAGCTGGAAGCAGAAGCCATAGAATTACAGCAAAAAGCACAAAAGGAGCTTAATGAGCTGAGAATAAAAACAGAAGATGAACTTACAAAAAAAATAAAAGAAATATCCGAGGATATTTCAAAGAAAGCTAATTTTACTGGAGTTTTGGACTGTAGCGTGTTTGTTTATAGGTCTGCGGAAATAGACATAACGGATGAGGTTATAAAAAGGTTGGATGCAAAATGA
- the tuf gene encoding elongation factor Tu yields the protein MAKEKFVREKEHVNVGTIGHVDHGKSTLTSAITCALAAGVMPGGKARCMKYEEIDKAPEERERGITINITHVEYETAKRHYAHVDCPGHADYIKNMITGAAQMDGAILVVSAADGPMPQTREHVLLARQVNVPYIVVFMNKCDMVDDPELLDLVELEVRELLNKYEFPGDEVPVIRGSALGTLQELEAGKPDKWCNAIVELLNAMDEYIPTPVRESDKPFLMPIEDVFSISGRGTVVTGRVERGVLKPGEEVEVVGLREEPLKTVATSIEMFRKVLDEALPGDNIGVLLRGVGKDDVERGQVLAKPGSVTPHRRFRAQVYVLTKEEGGRHSPFFVNYRPQFYFRTADVTGVVVKLPEGQEMVMPGDNVELEIELIKPIAMEEGLRFAIREGGRTVGAGVVTKILD from the coding sequence ATGGCAAAGGAGAAGTTTGTAAGAGAGAAGGAACACGTCAACGTAGGAACTATAGGGCACGTAGACCATGGCAAATCTACTCTAACCTCTGCCATAACATGTGCATTGGCTGCGGGTGTTATGCCCGGCGGTAAGGCAAGGTGTATGAAATACGAAGAAATAGACAAAGCACCAGAAGAAAGAGAAAGAGGTATAACCATAAACATAACACACGTGGAATACGAAACCGCAAAAAGACATTACGCACACGTAGATTGCCCAGGACACGCAGACTACATCAAGAACATGATAACAGGCGCAGCCCAAATGGACGGAGCTATCCTTGTGGTTTCTGCAGCAGACGGTCCAATGCCACAGACAAGAGAACACGTGCTGTTGGCAAGACAGGTCAATGTCCCCTACATAGTGGTGTTCATGAACAAGTGTGACATGGTGGATGACCCAGAGCTTTTGGACCTTGTGGAGCTTGAAGTGAGGGAACTTTTGAATAAGTACGAATTTCCTGGAGATGAGGTACCGGTCATAAGGGGTTCTGCCTTAGGGACATTGCAGGAGTTAGAAGCAGGGAAACCTGACAAGTGGTGCAATGCCATAGTGGAACTGCTCAACGCCATGGACGAATACATACCAACTCCTGTAAGGGAATCAGACAAACCATTTTTGATGCCCATAGAAGACGTATTTAGCATATCTGGACGTGGAACGGTGGTAACAGGCAGGGTAGAGCGTGGAGTACTAAAGCCTGGTGAGGAAGTGGAGGTAGTAGGGCTCAGAGAAGAACCACTGAAGACTGTAGCCACATCCATAGAGATGTTTAGGAAGGTCCTTGATGAGGCACTACCTGGGGACAACATAGGTGTGCTTTTGAGGGGTGTAGGCAAAGACGATGTGGAGAGGGGGCAGGTATTGGCAAAGCCAGGTAGTGTGACGCCGCACAGGAGGTTTAGGGCACAGGTGTATGTATTGACGAAGGAAGAAGGTGGGAGGCACAGTCCATTTTTTGTGAATTACAGGCCACAGTTTTACTTTAGGACAGCGGACGTGACAGGGGTAGTGGTGAAGTTGCCAGAGGGTCAGGAGATGGTGATGCCTGGGGACAACGTGGAGCTTGAGATTGAGCTAATAAAGCCCATAGCGATGGAGGAAGGACTTAGGTTTGCCATAAGGGAAGGTGGAAGGACTGTGGGTGCTGGTGTGGTTACAAAAATCCTTGATTGA
- the rpmG gene encoding 50S ribosomal protein L33 produces MAAVREIIVLACTECKRRNYSTTKNKQKKPQRMELRKYCKWCKKHTIHREVK; encoded by the coding sequence ATGGCTGCGGTAAGAGAAATAATAGTTTTGGCGTGCACGGAGTGCAAGAGGAGGAACTACTCCACCACTAAAAACAAGCAGAAAAAGCCCCAGAGGATGGAGCTAAGAAAGTACTGCAAGTGGTGTAAAAAGCACACTATACACAGAGAGGTAAAATAG
- the secE gene encoding preprotein translocase subunit SecE, whose product MEKIKNFLKSVRQELNRVSWPSRSLAFKATISVIIFSLIIGFYLWILDIAFVNMVNFLLSLRGR is encoded by the coding sequence ATGGAAAAGATTAAAAACTTCCTAAAGAGCGTAAGGCAGGAGCTAAATAGGGTTTCTTGGCCTAGCAGAAGTTTGGCCTTTAAGGCCACAATCAGTGTTATAATATTTTCCCTTATAATTGGCTTCTATCTTTGGATTTTAGATATAGCCTTTGTAAATATGGTCAATTTTTTGCTTTCATTGAGAGGTAGGTAA
- the nusG gene encoding transcription termination/antitermination protein NusG — translation MGEFKWYALQVEAGKEATAKENFLKVLELEGLSEKVQEVVVPAEEKVVIKTMGKEKYRLSLRGNNRDISVLGKKGVTTFRIENGEVRVLESVEGDLCVEAPPISKPGQKIVCKENKTEAKIILESKMFPGYLLMKADIDDALLRAIEKTPHVYKPVLVGGKVASLDEKEVERIIAFVKKGVKPVKVLFEKGDQVRVIEGPFMNFTGTVEEVHPEREKITVLISIFGRLTPVELDFSQVEKL, via the coding sequence ATGGGTGAGTTTAAGTGGTATGCTTTACAGGTAGAAGCGGGTAAAGAAGCAACAGCTAAGGAAAATTTTCTAAAGGTTCTTGAGTTGGAAGGTCTCTCTGAAAAGGTTCAAGAAGTAGTCGTTCCTGCAGAGGAAAAGGTAGTCATAAAGACTATGGGAAAGGAAAAGTATAGGTTGTCTTTGCGGGGAAACAACAGGGACATCAGCGTATTGGGGAAAAAGGGTGTGACCACCTTTAGGATAGAGAACGGAGAGGTTAGGGTTTTGGAAAGTGTGGAGGGAGACCTATGCGTAGAAGCGCCCCCCATTTCAAAACCAGGGCAGAAGATAGTCTGCAAAGAAAACAAAACAGAAGCAAAAATTATTCTGGAATCTAAGATGTTCCCCGGATATTTACTTATGAAAGCTGATATAGATGATGCTCTCTTGAGGGCTATAGAAAAGACACCTCACGTGTATAAACCAGTCTTGGTGGGTGGAAAAGTAGCTTCTCTTGACGAAAAGGAAGTGGAAAGAATAATAGCCTTTGTCAAGAAGGGTGTAAAGCCTGTTAAAGTCCTGTTTGAAAAAGGAGATCAAGTAAGGGTTATAGAGGGACCCTTTATGAATTTTACTGGCACTGTAGAAGAGGTGCATCCAGAGAGAGAAAAAATAACTGTGTTAATAAGCATATTTGGAAGGTTAACTCCAGTGGAGCTGGACTTCTCTCAGGTTGAAAAACTTTGA